A region from the Dehalococcoidales bacterium genome encodes:
- a CDS encoding 4Fe-4S dicluster domain-containing protein: MREKKTKGWGKEDYPYPEGAAYIECDELKCVGCGICQMACSVQHFGVINKDLSRIQVRKYLLPLPKAVQVTCVQCPPQERECQKACPVDPPAVYFDRETLHMVVDEERCLGQECLLCKRACSADAIRIYPSQSDKPFVCDLCDTRNRGNRNPQCVNVCPYGALYYKSSAARFGYSIHDIMRKHADEKAELLARRLYPLKKESMGYPGWK; encoded by the coding sequence ATGAGAGAGAAGAAAACAAAAGGGTGGGGTAAGGAGGACTATCCTTATCCCGAGGGGGCGGCCTATATCGAGTGCGACGAGTTGAAATGCGTCGGCTGCGGCATCTGCCAGATGGCCTGCTCGGTGCAGCACTTCGGGGTGATTAACAAAGATCTCTCCCGGATTCAGGTGCGCAAATACCTCTTGCCGCTGCCCAAGGCGGTGCAGGTGACCTGTGTGCAGTGCCCTCCCCAGGAAAGGGAGTGCCAGAAAGCCTGCCCGGTCGACCCGCCCGCCGTCTACTTCGACCGGGAGACGCTGCACATGGTCGTTGACGAGGAGAGGTGCCTGGGGCAGGAATGTCTCCTCTGTAAACGCGCCTGTTCCGCCGACGCCATCAGAATCTATCCGTCGCAATCGGACAAGCCCTTCGTCTGTGATTTGTGCGATACCAGGAACAGGGGCAACCGTAACCCGCAGTGCGTCAATGTATGTCCTTACGGCGCCCTCTACTACAAGAGCAGCGCCGCCCGCTTCGGCTACTCGATACACGATATCATGCGCAAGCATGCCGATGAGAAGGCGGAACTGCTTGCCCGAAGGTTATATCCCCTGAAAAAAGAAAGTATGGGCTATCCGGGGTGGAAATAA
- a CDS encoding aldehyde ferredoxin oxidoreductase N-terminal domain-containing protein, translated as MSEIRFNLLEVDLTRETSRVVDVTDDVKKYLGARGLANKLIWELVPAGADPLGPDNILHVGVGPLTGIMGTKTILSFKSPLTGWAGRSSVSGYIGDEIMRARYNAGILIKGKASRPVYLYVHDDEVKIMDASDLWGKWKQETEVAIRDRLNKETGEMFGVLCIGPAGENMVRYANATTEFVHSASKWGCGAVMGSKNLKAIAVKGTKGPLYADHKKAWQLFRTYATSPKTALRKLDESRWGHASSPAALLRYANEGIKNNHLGYHEVAERSSYFEHNLKYYAWTDGCPGCAAACFVPYFKNSPQGAFGGEFRHDNLGGFNANIMLGFEEMIEIAALEDELGMDGEELGGIVAWAIDLYEHGIISREDLGGLELKWGDVESTCELMKKIAYRDGRAAAALADGFRRAYQVFGEKSKWYAFEVHGCAAPTYDVRNRYHGMGLAAGTSHNGARMGSGIDSALREAATICNFAMPPFNQIWGPDEVVVKEFLNAVCGWEVTPEDVKQIALRNYYFNRCLSLREGYRPDKDDTLPPRAFDEPITDKYGTTWVWDKSEFDDEKRKYYVEKLKLTESGLPPMDGLQRLGLDFVIPVLEPMGVVG; from the coding sequence ATGAGCGAAATAAGATTTAATCTGCTGGAAGTAGACCTGACCCGGGAGACGAGCCGGGTGGTGGACGTTACCGATGACGTCAAAAAATACCTGGGGGCCAGAGGACTGGCCAACAAGTTGATATGGGAACTGGTACCGGCGGGTGCCGACCCTCTCGGGCCGGACAATATCCTGCATGTCGGCGTCGGGCCGCTGACCGGCATCATGGGTACCAAGACCATCCTCAGCTTTAAGTCGCCGTTGACCGGCTGGGCGGGGCGCAGCAGCGTCTCCGGCTATATCGGCGACGAGATAATGAGGGCGCGCTATAATGCCGGCATACTGATTAAAGGCAAAGCCAGCAGGCCGGTCTATCTCTACGTCCATGATGACGAGGTGAAAATTATGGACGCCTCCGACCTCTGGGGCAAGTGGAAACAGGAGACGGAAGTTGCTATCAGGGACCGCTTGAACAAGGAGACTGGTGAGATGTTCGGCGTGCTCTGCATCGGCCCGGCCGGGGAAAACATGGTGCGGTATGCCAATGCCACCACCGAGTTTGTCCATTCCGCCTCCAAGTGGGGCTGTGGTGCCGTGATGGGTTCCAAGAACCTGAAGGCTATCGCCGTCAAGGGTACCAAAGGGCCTCTCTACGCCGACCATAAGAAGGCCTGGCAGCTCTTCCGTACCTACGCTACCAGCCCGAAGACGGCGCTGCGCAAGCTGGATGAAAGCCGCTGGGGGCACGCCTCCTCCCCGGCCGCCTTACTCCGCTACGCTAACGAGGGTATCAAGAACAACCACCTGGGCTACCATGAGGTTGCTGAGAGGAGCAGCTATTTCGAGCATAACCTCAAGTACTATGCCTGGACGGACGGCTGCCCCGGCTGTGCCGCCGCCTGTTTTGTGCCCTATTTCAAGAACAGCCCGCAGGGCGCTTTCGGAGGGGAGTTCCGCCATGACAACCTGGGCGGCTTCAATGCCAATATCATGCTCGGCTTTGAAGAGATGATTGAAATCGCCGCCCTGGAAGACGAGCTGGGCATGGATGGTGAAGAGCTTGGCGGCATCGTAGCCTGGGCGATTGACCTTTACGAGCACGGCATCATCAGCAGAGAAGACCTCGGTGGACTGGAACTGAAGTGGGGGGATGTAGAGTCGACCTGCGAGTTGATGAAGAAGATTGCCTACCGGGATGGGCGTGCGGCGGCCGCCCTGGCGGATGGGTTCCGGCGCGCCTATCAGGTGTTTGGCGAGAAGTCGAAGTGGTACGCTTTCGAGGTCCATGGCTGCGCCGCGCCGACCTATGATGTCAGGAACAGGTATCACGGTATGGGTCTGGCCGCCGGTACCAGTCACAACGGCGCGCGGATGGGGTCGGGAATTGACTCCGCTTTGAGAGAGGCGGCCACAATCTGCAATTTTGCCATGCCTCCCTTTAACCAGATATGGGGTCCCGATGAGGTAGTGGTAAAGGAGTTCTTGAACGCGGTCTGCGGCTGGGAGGTGACACCGGAAGATGTCAAGCAGATAGCGTTGCGGAACTACTACTTCAACCGCTGCCTCAGTCTCCGTGAAGGATACCGCCCCGATAAGGATGACACTCTGCCGCCGCGTGCCTTCGATGAGCCTATCACCGATAAGTACGGCACTACCTGGGTGTGGGACAAGTCCGAGTTTGATGACGAGAAGCGGAAGTACTACGTGGAGAAACTGAAGCTGACCGAATCCGGGCTGCCTCCGATGGATGGCCTGCAGCGCCTCGGCCTCGACTTTGTCATCCCGGTGCTGGAGCCGATGGGGGTGGTGGGGTAG
- a CDS encoding thiamine pyrophosphate-binding protein, which produces MKDDDSRIQYGSDLMAEMLRRLDIKYAVTMPGSSYRGLHDSIVNYLGNTGPEVILCAHEGIAVAMAHGYGKVAGKPVAAMLHNVLGLLHGTMAIYNAWVDEAPMLVIGGTGPMGIEKRRPAIDWMHTALIQGNVVRDYVKWDDQPGSLASIPDSFLRAYQLAVTDPQGPVYICLDARLQEELLTEKIPLPLVERYPRPSSPQVDADTVDRVAKLLVEASNPVVIADFMGRNPSAVVSLVELAELMALPVIDAGGRFNFPSTHPLDLTGGQRELLREADLVLALDVHHLDRHLNIARWDTRESENIIPAGCRIVHFTQQHLGMKSWSQAYGKLVAVDIPVTASTALALPALTVACRDLLTEKRRGELKERFASLKAKHEALRQQWQAMAENERGKSPIPIPWLVKQVWEAVKDEDWALVSGDMVGWARRLWDWEKPYQYVGTVGLGGGLGHSLGAALAHQPEGRLCIDFQPDGDFLFTPAGLWTAAHHQIPMLVIMNNNRSYYNSELHQQMVAETRKRPLEKRVIGTRIEDPNVDYASLARSFGLYVVGPVEKPEDLLPVLKDAVKVVKEKKQLALVDVVTQRER; this is translated from the coding sequence ATGAAAGATGACGATTCCCGAATACAGTATGGCTCCGATTTGATGGCAGAAATGCTGCGTAGGCTGGACATCAAGTATGCGGTCACGATGCCGGGCTCGAGCTACCGCGGACTTCATGACTCGATTGTGAACTACCTGGGTAATACCGGGCCGGAGGTGATTCTCTGCGCTCATGAGGGTATCGCCGTGGCGATGGCTCACGGGTACGGGAAGGTTGCCGGTAAGCCGGTAGCAGCCATGCTGCATAATGTCCTGGGACTGCTGCACGGAACCATGGCTATCTATAATGCCTGGGTTGACGAAGCCCCGATGCTGGTCATCGGCGGTACCGGGCCGATGGGCATCGAGAAGAGACGTCCGGCGATAGACTGGATGCATACCGCCCTGATTCAGGGGAATGTGGTGCGGGACTACGTGAAGTGGGACGACCAGCCCGGCAGTTTAGCCAGTATCCCCGATTCTTTTCTGCGGGCTTACCAGTTGGCGGTTACCGACCCGCAGGGGCCGGTCTATATCTGCCTCGATGCCAGACTGCAGGAGGAGTTACTTACTGAAAAAATACCCCTTCCTCTGGTGGAGCGTTATCCTCGGCCATCGTCGCCGCAGGTGGATGCGGACACGGTTGACCGGGTGGCAAAGCTGCTGGTGGAGGCGTCAAATCCGGTGGTTATCGCCGATTTTATGGGTAGAAACCCGTCGGCGGTAGTCTCACTGGTGGAACTGGCTGAGCTAATGGCGCTGCCGGTTATCGATGCCGGCGGGCGGTTCAACTTCCCCAGCACCCACCCCCTTGACCTCACCGGTGGCCAGAGGGAACTGCTCCGGGAAGCTGATCTGGTGCTGGCGCTGGATGTCCATCATCTGGACAGGCACCTGAACATTGCCAGGTGGGACACCAGGGAGAGCGAGAATATTATTCCCGCCGGATGCCGTATAGTGCACTTTACCCAGCAACACCTGGGAATGAAAAGCTGGTCTCAAGCCTACGGCAAGCTGGTAGCGGTGGATATACCGGTTACCGCCAGCACCGCCCTGGCCCTGCCCGCGCTCACCGTAGCCTGCCGTGACCTGCTCACTGAAAAGAGGCGTGGTGAGCTGAAAGAAAGGTTTGCCAGCCTTAAGGCTAAACATGAGGCATTGCGTCAACAGTGGCAGGCGATGGCGGAAAATGAGAGAGGGAAAAGCCCCATCCCCATTCCCTGGCTGGTCAAACAGGTGTGGGAAGCGGTCAAGGATGAGGACTGGGCACTGGTCAGCGGGGATATGGTGGGCTGGGCGAGGCGTCTCTGGGACTGGGAGAAACCCTATCAGTATGTCGGTACGGTGGGACTGGGGGGTGGCCTGGGACATTCCCTGGGGGCGGCGCTGGCACACCAGCCGGAAGGACGGCTGTGCATTGATTTTCAGCCGGACGGCGATTTCCTGTTCACTCCGGCCGGATTATGGACGGCAGCCCATCACCAAATACCCATGCTGGTTATTATGAACAATAACCGCTCCTACTATAACAGCGAGCTGCATCAGCAGATGGTGGCGGAGACCAGGAAACGCCCGCTGGAGAAAAGAGTAATCGGTACCCGTATCGAGGACCCCAATGTGGACTATGCCAGCCTGGCCCGCTCCTTTGGTCTCTACGTGGTGGGGCCGGTGGAGAAGCCGGAAGACCTGCTGCCGGTGCTGAAAGATGCTGTGAAGGTCGTCAAGGAGAAGAAACAACTGGCTCTGGTGGACGTGGTTACACAGCGTGAGCGCTGA
- a CDS encoding ThiF family adenylyltransferase, producing the protein MLDRSLRDRYSRQTMFPPIGEAGQVKLNNSTAIVIGCGALGSNIANLLVRAGVGRVRIVDRDFIEYHNLQRQVLFDEDDIKAGLPKAIAAERHLKKVNSTVAIEGIVADVNYTNIERFCRDADVILDGLDNFETRFLINDVALKHKIPWVYGGAIASSGMTMTVVPGESPCLRCLFSVVPEGGNSLTCETAGIVGTVPAIIGSLQATEAIKLLIGAEPVNRGLTVIDAWKGTFNNLKIESRADCPACNGRYEFLETKFVVKTTSLCGQSRAVQVLNTGLSRVAFDDMAERLRPAGEVTYNEFMLRFTADGYEIFVFPDGRAIIKNTNDEAKARELYAKYVAGLE; encoded by the coding sequence ATGCTTGATCGCAGTCTGAGAGACCGCTACTCCCGGCAGACCATGTTCCCGCCCATCGGGGAAGCCGGACAGGTGAAGCTGAACAACAGCACGGCGATTGTCATTGGCTGCGGGGCGCTGGGCAGCAACATCGCCAACTTGCTGGTGCGGGCTGGTGTCGGCAGGGTCAGGATTGTCGACCGTGATTTCATTGAATACCACAACCTTCAGCGCCAGGTGCTCTTCGACGAGGACGATATCAAAGCCGGACTGCCCAAGGCAATCGCCGCCGAGCGGCACCTTAAAAAAGTCAACTCTACCGTGGCAATTGAGGGCATTGTTGCCGATGTCAACTACACCAATATCGAGCGGTTTTGCCGTGATGCCGACGTGATTCTGGACGGGCTGGACAACTTCGAGACCCGGTTTCTGATAAATGATGTTGCCTTAAAGCATAAAATACCCTGGGTCTATGGCGGTGCGATTGCCTCCAGCGGCATGACCATGACCGTAGTACCGGGAGAATCTCCCTGCCTGAGATGCCTTTTCTCGGTTGTTCCCGAAGGCGGTAACAGCCTGACCTGCGAGACGGCGGGAATAGTGGGCACTGTCCCGGCGATTATCGGTTCACTGCAGGCAACCGAAGCGATAAAACTGTTGATTGGGGCGGAACCGGTCAACCGGGGACTGACCGTCATCGATGCCTGGAAGGGGACGTTCAATAACCTCAAGATAGAGTCTCGAGCTGACTGCCCGGCCTGTAACGGCAGGTACGAGTTCCTGGAGACGAAGTTTGTCGTCAAGACCACCTCGCTCTGCGGGCAGTCCCGGGCAGTCCAGGTGCTCAACACCGGATTGAGCCGGGTGGCTTTCGACGATATGGCTGAGAGGCTGCGCCCGGCGGGTGAGGTGACCTATAACGAGTTTATGCTCCGTTTCACGGCAGACGGGTACGAAATCTTTGTCTTTCCCGACGGCCGCGCCATCATCAAGAACACCAATGATGAGGCTAAAGCCAGGGAGCTTTACGCTAAGTACGTTGCCGGGCTGGAGTAG
- a CDS encoding MoaD/ThiS family protein — protein sequence MAKVKLEVLLALAETLGMPETSEEKIGESGDGATPVRDMLVRLATRYPRFSQTVFDADTRRMTGRVAVFFNGRPLELTDDGLQTGLKDGDTLTFVPLIEGG from the coding sequence ATGGCTAAGGTGAAACTGGAAGTCCTGCTGGCGCTGGCGGAGACACTGGGTATGCCGGAGACCAGCGAGGAAAAAATTGGGGAGTCGGGGGACGGAGCTACTCCGGTCAGGGATATGCTTGTCCGTCTTGCTACCCGCTACCCGCGCTTCAGCCAGACGGTGTTTGATGCTGATACCCGCAGGATGACCGGGCGGGTGGCGGTCTTTTTTAACGGCCGTCCCCTGGAGTTGACCGATGACGGGCTGCAGACCGGGTTAAAAGACGGTGATACGCTGACCTTCGTCCCGCTTATCGAGGGGGGATAG
- a CDS encoding FAD/NAD(P)-binding protein gives MKNPYLPVPAKIEKVVVETDDSSVKTFHLSIVSKDGEGNFNFIPGQFAELSILGKGEAPFGMAAMSQPGHLEFTVSRAGVVTTALHNLESGEMVGVRGPLGNGYPIETLKGQNIVMIGGGFGFSTLRALTHFLIDETNRSSFGEITIIYGARRPGLLLYRDDLEQWGERTDLNLHLTVDTAAEGWAGHVGFVPAITKEVAPDAKDAYAIVCGPPAMIKFTLPVLNELGFSPEKILLSLEMRMKCGVGMCGRCNIGSLYVCRDGPVFSYEQLLSLNSDEF, from the coding sequence ATGAAGAACCCGTATTTGCCCGTACCGGCGAAGATAGAAAAAGTAGTGGTGGAGACCGACGACAGTTCGGTCAAGACCTTCCACCTGTCCATTGTCAGCAAAGACGGGGAGGGCAACTTCAACTTTATCCCCGGGCAGTTCGCCGAGCTATCAATACTGGGCAAGGGAGAAGCCCCCTTCGGCATGGCGGCCATGTCTCAGCCGGGACACCTCGAGTTCACCGTCAGCAGAGCAGGGGTGGTAACCACCGCCCTGCACAACCTGGAGAGCGGAGAGATGGTGGGGGTCAGGGGCCCACTGGGTAACGGCTACCCCATCGAGACCCTCAAGGGCCAGAATATCGTCATGATTGGCGGCGGTTTCGGCTTCTCCACCCTGAGAGCGCTCACCCACTTTCTAATAGACGAGACCAACCGCAGCAGCTTCGGTGAAATTACCATTATCTACGGGGCCAGAAGGCCGGGACTGCTGCTCTACAGGGACGACCTTGAGCAGTGGGGCGAAAGAACCGATCTCAACCTGCATCTCACTGTCGATACGGCGGCGGAGGGATGGGCGGGGCACGTCGGGTTTGTTCCGGCAATCACTAAAGAGGTCGCTCCCGATGCCAAGGACGCTTACGCCATCGTCTGCGGCCCTCCGGCAATGATAAAGTTCACCTTACCTGTACTCAATGAACTGGGGTTCTCCCCGGAGAAAATACTGCTTTCGCTGGAGATGAGGATGAAGTGTGGGGTGGGAATGTGCGGTCGCTGTAACATCGGCAGCCTGTACGTCTGCCGGGACGGCCCCGTTTTCAGCTATGAGCAGCTTTTAAGCCTCAACTCGGACGAGTTCTGA
- a CDS encoding 4Fe-4S dicluster domain-containing protein, which translates to MESRIIQKKDIANLLNRLSAGYEILAPVERDSIILFEAITSGDEAILDYHNSKIPPKRALFAQKETLFRYSSAKDADKIEVPPAPEKPRLIFGIHPCDARSFTLLDRVFDGVYQDPYYLQRRANTIVVSLGCLKPGAGCFCTSVGGGPFSTEGSDIMLTDIGDEYLAQALTDRGRQLLADAPETVAATEDELSLAQQVTGNAEAAIPPVLNTEGLKEKLDSLSAAPVWHSLAEKCLGCGVCTYLCPTCHCFDIVDERAGDGGERLRIWDSCQFPLFTLQASGMNPRHTVKERLRQRVMDKFSYTVDHHGRISCVGCGRCVTECPVNLDIRRVVNTILEVKASG; encoded by the coding sequence ATGGAATCCAGAATTATTCAGAAAAAAGATATCGCCAATCTGCTCAATAGACTGAGCGCCGGATATGAAATACTGGCGCCGGTGGAGAGGGATAGCATTATCCTCTTTGAGGCAATAACCTCCGGCGATGAGGCCATCCTCGACTATCACAACTCGAAAATACCCCCCAAGAGGGCGCTTTTCGCCCAGAAAGAAACGCTATTCCGCTACAGCTCGGCTAAAGACGCCGACAAGATAGAGGTGCCACCCGCCCCGGAAAAGCCCCGGTTAATCTTCGGCATCCATCCCTGTGACGCCCGAAGCTTTACCCTTCTGGACAGGGTCTTCGATGGAGTGTATCAAGACCCCTACTACCTGCAAAGGAGAGCCAATACCATCGTGGTCAGCCTGGGTTGCCTGAAGCCCGGTGCGGGCTGCTTCTGCACCTCGGTGGGCGGAGGCCCGTTCTCCACCGAAGGCTCGGACATCATGCTGACCGATATCGGCGATGAATATCTTGCTCAGGCACTAACCGACCGGGGGAGACAACTGCTGGCCGACGCCCCCGAAACCGTTGCTGCCACTGAAGACGAGCTATCTCTGGCACAACAGGTAACCGGCAACGCTGAAGCCGCGATACCACCCGTATTGAATACCGAAGGATTGAAGGAAAAACTGGACAGCCTCTCCGCCGCCCCGGTCTGGCACTCGCTGGCGGAGAAGTGCCTTGGTTGCGGAGTCTGTACCTATCTCTGCCCCACCTGTCACTGCTTTGATATCGTCGATGAAAGGGCGGGGGATGGCGGCGAGCGACTGCGCATCTGGGACTCCTGCCAGTTCCCCCTGTTCACCCTGCAGGCTTCCGGGATGAATCCCCGGCACACTGTCAAAGAGAGGCTGCGGCAGCGGGTAATGGACAAGTTCAGCTATACCGTCGACCATCACGGCCGGATTAGCTGCGTGGGCTGCGGCCGCTGCGTCACCGAGTGCCCGGTGAACCTGGATATCCGCCGGGTCGTCAACACTATCCTGGAGGTGAAAGCCAGCGGATGA
- a CDS encoding 4Fe-4S dicluster domain-containing protein: protein ACRNACPLCYCQQCFVDRSRPQWVGKTTSASDTAIFHIMRAFDLAGRCVECGACERACPMGVDIRKLNTKLVGDVKNLFSYQAGMSLEELAPLATFRPDDPDKFMLNP from the coding sequence ATGCCTGCCGGAATGCCTGCCCCCTCTGCTATTGCCAGCAGTGCTTTGTCGACCGTTCCCGGCCGCAGTGGGTCGGCAAGACGACCAGCGCCAGCGATACCGCCATCTTCCACATTATGCGCGCCTTCGACCTGGCGGGACGCTGCGTGGAGTGCGGCGCTTGCGAGCGCGCCTGCCCTATGGGCGTAGACATCCGCAAGCTGAACACCAAGCTGGTCGGAGACGTCAAGAACCTCTTCAGCTATCAAGCCGGAATGAGCCTGGAGGAGTTGGCCCCCTTAGCCACCTTCAGACCCGATGACCCGGATAAGTTTATGTTAAATCCCTGA